A single Tenacibaculum sp. Bg11-29 DNA region contains:
- a CDS encoding 1-acyl-sn-glycerol-3-phosphate acyltransferase has translation MKYLLFPFRLIWRIWFYLLMIISIIVMSPFILVLLSDEKYYGAFWKLMRVWAFFLIYAMGFRLKFEREQELDPEKSYVFIANHASLLDPWMMIASSKNPILFVGKKELVKLPLFGFFYKKAVIMVDRKDPKSRRRVYTRIKKRLDEGLSIAIFPEGLVPNENVVLAPFNNGAFSLSIQYQMPIVPQLYFDGKRLFSWDFFKGNPGVFRIKQCKFIETDNLTKDSKNALKKQAFDLLYNELSNDKLYIKDTNRPNNEREFKSPL, from the coding sequence ATGAAATATTTACTTTTCCCTTTTCGATTAATTTGGAGAATTTGGTTCTACTTGCTCATGATTATTTCGATAATTGTAATGTCTCCTTTTATATTGGTGCTTTTATCTGATGAAAAATATTACGGTGCTTTCTGGAAATTAATGAGAGTCTGGGCGTTTTTCTTAATCTATGCAATGGGTTTTAGATTAAAATTTGAAAGAGAGCAAGAGCTTGATCCTGAAAAAAGTTATGTGTTTATAGCAAATCATGCTTCTTTATTAGATCCTTGGATGATGATTGCATCAAGTAAAAACCCTATTTTATTTGTAGGAAAAAAAGAATTAGTAAAATTACCACTGTTTGGCTTTTTTTATAAGAAAGCTGTTATTATGGTTGATAGGAAAGACCCTAAGAGTAGAAGAAGAGTATATACTCGTATAAAAAAACGATTAGATGAAGGTTTAAGTATTGCTATTTTCCCTGAAGGCTTAGTGCCTAATGAAAATGTAGTTTTAGCACCTTTTAATAATGGAGCTTTTAGCTTATCTATACAGTACCAAATGCCAATTGTACCACAATTATACTTTGATGGAAAACGATTGTTTTCTTGGGACTTTTTTAAAGGAAATCCAGGAGTATTTAGGATTAAACAATGTAAATTTATTGAAACAGACAATTTAACAAAAGATAGCAAAAATGCGTTAAAAAAACAAGCTTTTGATTTGCTATACAATGAATTATCTAATGATAAGTTGTATATTAAAGATACAAATAGACCAAATAATGAGCGAGAATTTAAATCACCGTTATAG
- a CDS encoding molybdenum cofactor biosynthesis protein MoaE: MDNTSIKVTSEKLDLQECYDFVVDAACGGISIFVGTVRDATQNKNVTQLDFSTYKPMAIKEMQKIANLALDKFSIKKIAIHHAEGLLQIKDIPVIITVSSPHRKAAFDACQYAIDTLKETVPIWKKEYFEDGEVWVNAHP; the protein is encoded by the coding sequence ATGGATAATACATCTATAAAAGTAACATCTGAAAAACTAGACTTACAAGAATGTTATGATTTTGTAGTGGATGCTGCTTGTGGAGGAATTTCTATTTTTGTTGGTACAGTTAGAGATGCAACTCAAAATAAAAACGTTACACAATTAGATTTCTCTACCTACAAACCAATGGCTATTAAAGAAATGCAAAAAATAGCAAACCTAGCTTTAGATAAATTTAGCATTAAAAAAATTGCGATTCATCATGCTGAAGGGTTATTACAAATAAAAGATATTCCTGTAATTATTACTGTTTCTTCACCTCACAGAAAAGCAGCTTTTGATGCTTGTCAATATGCTATCGACACCTTAAAGGAAACTGTTCCTATTTGGAAAAAAGAATATTTTGAAGATGGTGAGGTTTGGGTAAATGCACATCCATAA
- a CDS encoding NADP(H)-dependent aldo-keto reductase, with amino-acid sequence MKYTKLPNTDIKVSKICLGTMTWGNQNTEADGHEQMDYALEQGVNFWDTAELYSVPATPETYGATEKIIGSWFKKTGNRDKVVLASKIAGGGDYTKHIRTGGFTKQNIIDAVEGSLSRLQTDYIDLYQLHWPSRGVNCFGVRDYPYQTATKEAENHLEILETMNQLVKQGKIKHVGLSNETPWGTMKYLQTAKQHNLPIMSTIQNSYSLIHRGYEVGMSEVSMRENIGLLAYSPLAQGVLSGKYLDGKTPEGARGTLFPRFIARYMSESSLKAVSEYLKIAEKHGLTLSELSLAYINQLPFVTSNIIGATKMSQLKENINSINIELSDEVLKKIEAVHNLIPNPAP; translated from the coding sequence ATGAAATACACAAAATTACCAAATACAGACATAAAGGTTTCTAAAATTTGTTTAGGAACAATGACATGGGGAAATCAGAACACAGAAGCTGATGGACACGAACAAATGGATTATGCTTTAGAACAAGGGGTAAATTTTTGGGATACGGCTGAATTGTATTCAGTTCCTGCAACTCCTGAAACATACGGAGCAACAGAGAAAATTATAGGTTCTTGGTTTAAAAAAACCGGAAATCGTGATAAAGTTGTATTAGCAAGTAAAATTGCTGGTGGTGGCGATTATACAAAACACATCCGCACAGGCGGGTTTACAAAGCAAAATATTATAGATGCGGTTGAAGGAAGTTTAAGTCGCTTACAAACTGATTATATTGATTTGTATCAATTACATTGGCCATCTCGAGGAGTGAATTGTTTTGGGGTACGTGATTATCCGTATCAAACAGCAACTAAAGAAGCTGAAAACCATTTAGAGATTTTAGAAACAATGAATCAATTAGTAAAACAAGGAAAGATAAAACACGTTGGTTTATCTAACGAAACTCCTTGGGGAACTATGAAATATTTACAAACGGCTAAACAGCATAACTTGCCAATAATGAGCACTATTCAAAATTCATATTCATTAATTCATAGAGGTTATGAAGTTGGTATGAGTGAAGTTTCTATGAGAGAGAATATTGGCTTGCTAGCATACTCTCCATTAGCACAAGGTGTTTTGTCTGGAAAGTATTTAGATGGAAAAACTCCTGAAGGAGCACGAGGAACGTTGTTTCCAAGGTTTATAGCTCGCTATATGTCAGAAAGTTCTTTAAAAGCGGTTTCTGAATATTTGAAAATAGCAGAGAAACATGGTTTAACGCTATCTGAGTTATCATTGGCCTATATTAATCAGTTACCATTTGTAACTAGTAATATTATTGGTGCAACAAAAATGAGTCAGTTAAAAGAGAATATTAACTCTATTAATATTGAGTTATCAGATGAAGTTTTAAAGAAAATAGAAGCTGTACATAACTTAATTCCAAATCCTGCGCCTTAA
- a CDS encoding CYTH domain-containing protein — MTFEIERKFLVTSTDYKQLAYKKSYIKQGFLNSKKERVVRVRIKDNAGFLTIKGASNKSGTTRFEWEKEIDLKEAQDLFNLCEEGIIEKYRYLVKENNHTFEVDEFIGENTGLIVAEIELEDENENFTTPNWLGKEVTGIVEYYNSNLSKLPFSKW, encoded by the coding sequence ATGACTTTTGAAATAGAACGAAAATTTCTAGTAACTTCTACCGATTACAAACAACTAGCTTATAAAAAAAGTTACATAAAACAAGGTTTCTTAAATTCTAAAAAAGAACGTGTTGTAAGAGTTCGAATAAAAGACAATGCTGGCTTTTTAACAATTAAAGGTGCTTCAAATAAAAGCGGAACTACTAGGTTTGAGTGGGAAAAGGAAATTGACCTAAAAGAAGCACAAGATTTATTTAATTTATGTGAAGAGGGGATTATTGAAAAATACAGATACTTAGTAAAAGAAAACAATCACACTTTTGAAGTAGATGAATTTATAGGAGAAAATACAGGCTTAATTGTAGCTGAGATAGAACTGGAAGATGAGAATGAAAATTTTACGACACCTAATTGGTTAGGTAAGGAAGTAACTGGAATTGTTGAATACTATAATTCTAATTTAAGTAAGCTTCCTTTTTCTAAATGGTAA
- a CDS encoding TonB-dependent receptor domain-containing protein has translation MKQIVTAFFLLIITTVFSQNLTIIDAETGKSIEGVAVYNKNKTVSAISNIDGLVSASNFKSHEILVFSHVAYAEFQEKKINLKQNNYKIFLSKHSEQLDEVVVSVFKNKEKTNRIAEQIAVVSLRDIQKISPQTSADLLASIPGIKVQKSQFGGGSPVLRGMESNRVLLVVDGVRMNNAIYRKGHLQSSITVSPNLLERTEVIFGPSSVIYGSDALGGVIHYYTKTPKLSDKNKIKGSSFLRYSSVNNEITNTVSAELQFKKWASFTSVSHSNFGDLKMGENRSHGFKDWGKVFSYSDNLNGNYSETPLVNNDVDLQRNTGFSQTDVLQKLFIPLSKRTDLKLNIQYSTSSDVPRFDKLMELKSGNLKFAEWYYGPQNRFLISSQLEINPNKKWLKEGVFTVAYQNVSESRIQRKFGSLERSHREETVDVYSINGDFTVPLARKRNLGYGFEVAYNDVKSNSYGKTLRVKNNEVVGFDDDFTVQSRYPDGGSSYFSSAMYLDYRQDISSNSTLNTGIRLTNTQLEAKWIDETFIELPSNDINLNNIAVTATIGYVYKPVKNLQLNAVLSSGFRSPNIDDVGKVREKNGKVTVPNITLKPEHAYNAEIGVQKYFNNRKFRIGANVYYTLLNNYIYREAFQLSGDNTVMYDGEEGDIVANVNKGTAYITGVTINYQGKLLKNWSTSGFLTYTKGKAHDTNLPMSSIPPLFGRFELNYSNKKFEGGANLVFNAKKNITDYNLDEGIDNHTQTPIVNENATEDVDKYFGTPSWITVGLFAKYTVNSNVSIHTQFANLFDKHYKEFASGVSAPGRNISVSLVTNF, from the coding sequence ATGAAGCAAATTGTAACTGCATTTTTTTTACTGATAATTACTACTGTTTTTTCACAAAATCTTACCATAATTGATGCTGAAACAGGCAAGTCAATTGAAGGGGTTGCTGTGTATAATAAAAATAAAACAGTATCAGCAATAAGTAATATTGATGGACTAGTAAGTGCTTCAAATTTTAAGAGTCACGAAATTCTTGTTTTTTCACATGTTGCTTACGCTGAATTTCAAGAAAAAAAAATAAACTTAAAGCAAAATAACTATAAAATTTTCTTATCTAAACATTCTGAACAATTAGATGAGGTTGTTGTTTCTGTTTTTAAAAATAAAGAGAAAACAAATAGAATTGCAGAACAAATAGCTGTAGTTTCATTAAGAGATATTCAAAAAATATCACCACAAACCTCTGCTGATTTATTAGCAAGTATTCCTGGAATAAAAGTGCAAAAATCACAGTTTGGAGGAGGGAGTCCTGTACTTAGAGGTATGGAAAGTAACCGTGTTTTATTAGTGGTTGATGGTGTTAGAATGAATAATGCAATTTATAGAAAAGGCCATTTACAAAGTTCAATAACAGTTAGTCCCAATTTATTAGAAAGAACAGAGGTTATTTTTGGACCGTCATCTGTTATTTATGGTTCTGATGCTCTTGGAGGAGTGATTCATTATTATACAAAAACACCAAAGTTATCAGATAAGAATAAAATTAAAGGAAGTAGTTTTTTACGTTACAGTTCTGTAAACAATGAAATAACCAATACTGTTTCTGCTGAGCTTCAATTTAAAAAATGGGCATCGTTTACAAGTGTATCTCATAGTAATTTTGGAGATTTAAAAATGGGAGAAAATCGATCTCACGGTTTTAAAGATTGGGGTAAAGTATTTTCTTATTCGGATAATTTAAATGGAAATTATAGTGAAACCCCATTAGTAAATAATGACGTTGATTTACAAAGAAATACTGGGTTTAGTCAAACAGATGTTCTTCAAAAATTATTTATTCCATTATCAAAAAGAACAGATTTAAAACTTAATATTCAATACTCAACATCATCTGATGTGCCTCGTTTTGATAAGTTAATGGAATTGAAGTCAGGAAATTTAAAGTTTGCTGAATGGTATTATGGTCCACAAAATCGATTTTTAATTTCATCTCAACTAGAAATAAACCCAAATAAAAAGTGGTTAAAGGAAGGGGTTTTTACAGTGGCATATCAAAATGTTTCAGAAAGCCGTATTCAAAGAAAATTTGGAAGTTTAGAAAGGTCTCATAGAGAGGAAACAGTTGATGTATATAGTATAAATGGTGATTTTACAGTACCCTTAGCTAGAAAGCGTAATTTAGGATACGGTTTTGAAGTTGCTTATAATGATGTGAAATCAAATTCTTATGGTAAAACATTAAGAGTGAAAAATAATGAAGTTGTTGGATTTGATGATGATTTCACAGTTCAATCTCGATATCCTGATGGAGGAAGTAGCTATTTTAGTTCTGCAATGTATTTAGATTATAGACAAGATATATCTTCTAATTCAACCTTAAATACAGGAATTCGATTAACTAATACGCAATTAGAAGCTAAATGGATTGATGAAACTTTTATAGAGTTACCTAGTAACGATATAAATTTAAACAATATTGCTGTAACAGCAACTATTGGTTATGTGTACAAACCAGTTAAGAATTTGCAACTAAATGCAGTGTTATCATCAGGGTTTCGATCACCAAATATTGATGATGTTGGTAAAGTAAGAGAGAAAAATGGTAAGGTAACTGTACCAAATATTACTTTAAAACCAGAACATGCATATAATGCAGAAATAGGAGTGCAAAAGTATTTTAACAATCGGAAATTTAGAATAGGTGCCAATGTATATTACACGCTGTTAAATAATTATATTTATCGTGAAGCTTTTCAGTTAAGCGGAGATAATACTGTCATGTATGATGGTGAAGAGGGTGATATTGTTGCTAATGTAAACAAAGGGACAGCATATATTACTGGAGTAACAATAAACTACCAAGGTAAATTATTAAAAAACTGGAGTACTTCAGGTTTTTTAACCTATACAAAAGGAAAAGCACACGATACAAATTTACCAATGTCTTCTATTCCTCCTTTATTTGGACGTTTTGAGTTAAATTATTCTAACAAAAAATTTGAGGGCGGAGCTAATTTAGTATTTAATGCTAAAAAAAATATTACAGATTATAATTTAGACGAAGGTATAGATAATCATACTCAAACTCCAATTGTAAACGAGAATGCAACAGAAGACGTTGATAAGTATTTTGGTACACCAAGTTGGATAACTGTTGGTTTGTTTGCTAAATATACTGTAAACTCTAATGTTTCAATACACACACAGTTTGCTAATTTATTTGATAAGCATTATAAAGAATTTGCCTCTGGTGTTTCTGCTCCAGGACGTAATATTTCAGTATCATTGGTAACTAATTTTTAG
- the trpS gene encoding tryptophan--tRNA ligase, with product MSRILTGVQSTGTPHLGNLLGAILPAIEMANDSKNEAFIFIADMHSLTQIKEGNKLRENTYSVAATWLACGIDINKTVFYRQSDIPQVAELSWYLSCYFPYQRLTLAHGFKDKSDRLADVNSGLFTYPMLMAADILLYDAEIVPVGKDQLQHLEMTRDVASRMNNIIGDTLILPQAKINENTKLVPGTDGEKMSKSRNNFIDIFLPEKKLRKQIMGIQTDSLGLEDPKNPDTDNVFALYKLLASDEQILEMRANYEGGNYGYGHAKQALYELILEKFTDVRAKYNHYMENHNEIDEALAIGAGKARVVAKDVLKRVRTKIGY from the coding sequence ATGTCTAGAATATTGACAGGAGTACAAAGTACAGGAACTCCACACTTAGGTAATTTATTAGGAGCTATTTTACCTGCTATTGAGATGGCTAATGACTCTAAAAATGAAGCTTTTATTTTTATTGCCGATATGCATTCTTTAACACAAATTAAAGAGGGTAATAAATTAAGAGAAAATACCTATAGTGTTGCTGCTACTTGGCTTGCATGTGGAATTGACATTAATAAAACTGTTTTTTATCGTCAAAGTGATATTCCTCAAGTAGCAGAATTAAGCTGGTATTTAAGCTGTTACTTTCCATATCAACGTTTAACACTTGCACATGGGTTTAAAGATAAGTCTGATCGTTTAGCTGATGTGAACTCTGGGTTATTTACATACCCAATGTTAATGGCAGCTGATATTTTATTATATGACGCCGAAATTGTTCCCGTAGGGAAAGATCAATTACAACATCTTGAAATGACGCGTGATGTTGCTAGTAGAATGAACAATATTATTGGAGATACTTTAATTTTACCTCAAGCAAAAATTAACGAAAACACAAAGTTAGTTCCAGGTACTGATGGAGAAAAAATGAGTAAATCAAGAAATAATTTTATTGATATTTTTTTACCTGAAAAGAAATTAAGAAAACAAATTATGGGTATTCAAACGGATAGCTTAGGTCTTGAAGATCCTAAAAATCCTGATACTGATAATGTATTTGCTCTCTACAAATTATTAGCTTCAGATGAGCAAATTTTAGAAATGAGAGCTAATTATGAAGGCGGAAATTACGGATATGGTCATGCAAAACAAGCTTTATATGAACTTATTCTTGAAAAATTCACTGATGTTCGCGCTAAGTACAATCATTATATGGAAAACCATAATGAGATTGATGAAGCTTTAGCTATCGGAGCAGGAAAAGCACGCGTTGTAGCTAAAGATGTATTAAAAAGAGTGAGAACTAAAATTGGATATTAA
- a CDS encoding GNAT family N-acetyltransferase yields the protein MIEFKTTETLLELKQILALQAKNTPINLTEIDKKEQGFVTVQHDLAMLRNMHELHSHSIATHNDNVIGYALSMSKKFRGEIPVLTPMFTEIDISIKSNSNYIIMGQVCIDKNYRGKGIFRGLYTKMKDTFKSKHDCIITKIDTLNTRSIKAHKAIGFKELVRYNFNNQTWVVVYMDI from the coding sequence ATGATTGAATTTAAAACGACTGAAACCCTTTTAGAGTTAAAACAAATATTGGCCTTACAAGCTAAAAACACTCCTATTAATTTAACTGAAATTGATAAAAAGGAACAGGGTTTTGTTACGGTTCAACACGATTTAGCTATGTTAAGAAATATGCATGAATTACATTCACATAGTATTGCTACACATAACGATAATGTTATTGGATATGCTTTATCTATGTCTAAAAAATTTAGAGGAGAAATTCCTGTGCTAACTCCTATGTTTACTGAAATAGATATATCTATTAAATCTAATAGTAATTATATTATTATGGGACAGGTTTGCATTGATAAAAATTATAGAGGTAAAGGCATTTTTAGAGGTTTGTATACAAAAATGAAAGATACTTTTAAATCTAAACATGATTGTATAATTACTAAAATAGATACCTTAAATACTCGTTCAATAAAAGCTCATAAAGCTATTGGTTTTAAAGAATTAGTTCGTTATAATTTTAACAATCAAACTTGGGTTGTTGTTTATATGGATATATAA
- the pgk gene encoding phosphoglycerate kinase → MKTLNDFNFENKKALIRVDFNVPLNDKFEVTDTTRIQAAKSTIIKILEDGGSCVLMSHLGRPKGKEDQFSLRHIIAKVSDVIGVQVKFVDDCIGNEATEAVANLKSGEILLLENLRFHSEEKSGDIAFAEQLSKLGDIYVNDAFGTAHRAHASTAVIAQFFTENKCFGNLLATEIESINKVLNDSEKPVTAILGGAKVSSKIGVIENIIEKVDHIIVGGGMTFTFIKALGGTIGNSLVEDDKLELALSILKLAKEKNTEIHLPVDAIIADAFSNDANTQTIDTAKIPNGWMGLDCGPETSMKFAEVIAKSKTILWNGPLGVFELENFATGTIELGNAISKATENGAFSLVGGGDSVAAVKQFGFGDKVSYVSTGGGAMLEMLEGKTLPGIEAILK, encoded by the coding sequence ATGAAAACACTTAACGATTTTAATTTCGAAAACAAAAAAGCATTAATTCGTGTAGACTTTAATGTGCCTTTAAATGATAAATTTGAAGTAACAGACACAACAAGGATTCAAGCAGCAAAATCAACTATTATAAAAATTTTAGAAGATGGAGGTAGTTGTGTGTTAATGTCACATTTAGGACGACCTAAAGGGAAAGAAGATCAGTTTTCATTGCGCCATATCATTGCAAAAGTATCTGATGTAATAGGAGTGCAAGTTAAGTTTGTTGATGATTGTATTGGAAATGAAGCAACAGAAGCGGTGGCTAATTTAAAAAGTGGAGAAATTTTATTGCTAGAAAATTTACGTTTTCATTCAGAAGAGAAATCCGGAGATATTGCTTTTGCTGAACAATTATCTAAATTAGGTGATATATATGTAAACGATGCTTTTGGTACTGCACACAGAGCGCATGCATCTACGGCTGTTATTGCACAGTTTTTTACAGAAAATAAATGCTTTGGAAATTTATTAGCTACTGAAATAGAAAGTATTAATAAGGTTTTAAATGATTCTGAAAAACCAGTAACTGCAATTTTAGGAGGCGCAAAAGTATCATCTAAAATTGGAGTGATAGAAAATATTATAGAAAAAGTAGATCATATTATCGTTGGTGGAGGGATGACCTTTACTTTTATTAAGGCTTTAGGCGGGACCATCGGAAACTCGTTAGTAGAAGATGATAAGCTAGAATTAGCATTATCAATTTTAAAACTAGCAAAAGAGAAAAACACAGAAATTCATTTACCAGTTGACGCTATTATTGCTGATGCTTTTTCGAATGATGCAAATACACAAACGATAGATACTGCTAAAATTCCTAATGGATGGATGGGGCTTGATTGTGGACCAGAAACTTCTATGAAATTTGCAGAAGTAATTGCAAAATCTAAAACTATTTTATGGAACGGACCTTTAGGTGTTTTTGAACTAGAAAACTTTGCAACAGGTACTATTGAGCTTGGAAATGCAATCTCTAAAGCAACCGAAAATGGTGCATTCTCTTTAGTTGGAGGAGGAGACTCTGTAGCAGCAGTAAAGCAATTTGGTTTTGGAGATAAAGTAAGTTACGTTTCTACAGGTGGTGGAGCGATGTTAGAAATGTTAGAAGGAAAAACATTACCAGGAATTGAAGCTATTTTAAAGTAA
- the recO gene encoding DNA repair protein RecO, protein MALITTKAIVISVLKYGDTSLIVKCFTLEDGIRSYMIRGVLKSRKGKLKTAYFQPLTQLVIEAKHNNKNTLNSIREAHVIHPYENVYTSVVKQSIVLFLSEILSSIIKEEEKNEVLYEYIETGLIWLDTHDNIANFHLLFLLNLSKFLGFYPDVSESYKTAFNLLEGRFMDAEYEKLSVTGNKLILFKKLLGINFDVLDSVSYNKNERQVILRVIIRYFELHLEGFRKPKSLDILETVFS, encoded by the coding sequence ATGGCATTAATTACAACAAAAGCAATTGTTATTAGTGTTCTTAAATATGGTGATACAAGTTTAATTGTAAAATGTTTTACTTTAGAAGATGGTATTCGTTCTTATATGATAAGGGGGGTGTTAAAATCAAGAAAAGGAAAATTAAAAACGGCCTATTTTCAACCACTAACACAGTTGGTTATTGAGGCAAAGCATAACAATAAAAACACACTAAACTCTATAAGAGAAGCACATGTTATTCACCCATATGAAAATGTTTATACCTCAGTTGTAAAACAATCAATTGTTTTGTTTTTGTCGGAAATACTTTCAAGTATTATTAAAGAAGAAGAAAAAAACGAGGTATTATATGAATATATTGAAACAGGTTTAATCTGGTTAGATACTCATGATAATATTGCTAATTTTCATTTACTTTTTTTATTGAATTTATCTAAGTTTTTAGGTTTTTATCCAGATGTATCTGAATCTTATAAAACAGCCTTTAATTTGCTAGAAGGAAGATTTATGGATGCTGAATATGAGAAATTGTCGGTAACAGGAAATAAATTAATTTTATTTAAGAAGTTGTTAGGCATAAATTTTGATGTGTTAGATTCAGTTTCGTACAATAAAAACGAAAGACAAGTGATTCTTAGAGTTATAATTCGATATTTTGAATTACATTTGGAGGGCTTTAGAAAGCCAAAATCATTAGATATTTTAGAAACCGTGTTTAGTTGA
- a CDS encoding IS1595 family transposase, with translation MNIFKGQNLLEFADRFKTNEDCKEYLADIKWKNCFQCVKCGHKKAQIRKDFSRTCNICSHQESATSNTLFHKVKFGVRKAFFIVFEMSTSTKSLSASYVSVRFSVTEKTARLFMLKIREAMKSSGNNPMTGIVHVDEFVLGGREKDKVGRSYKAKKKKAITAVELTEDGKVKRMYAMRIEDFSATSLQYIFVNHISREAKVITDKWRGYRPIAKAYDITQIESNGGMNFKALHTMIHQVKSWIRTTYSWVSDFNINRYFNEFCFRINRSQSKETIFNNLIRKMVEKGKVHHEQIICR, from the coding sequence ATGAATATTTTTAAAGGCCAAAACCTTCTAGAGTTTGCTGATCGGTTCAAAACTAATGAAGATTGCAAGGAATATTTGGCAGATATTAAATGGAAAAATTGTTTTCAATGTGTTAAATGTGGTCATAAAAAGGCTCAAATAAGAAAGGATTTCTCACGTACTTGCAATATTTGTTCTCATCAGGAATCTGCAACGTCAAACACACTTTTCCACAAAGTTAAATTTGGAGTTAGAAAAGCTTTTTTCATTGTTTTTGAAATGAGTACAAGTACAAAAAGTCTTTCTGCAAGCTATGTTTCAGTTCGTTTTAGTGTCACAGAAAAGACAGCACGTTTATTTATGCTTAAAATTAGAGAGGCTATGAAAAGTAGTGGAAATAATCCTATGACTGGGATTGTTCATGTTGATGAGTTTGTTCTAGGTGGTCGTGAAAAAGATAAAGTGGGCAGAAGTTATAAAGCAAAGAAAAAGAAGGCTATAACTGCTGTTGAGCTAACTGAAGATGGAAAAGTAAAAAGAATGTATGCAATGAGAATCGAAGATTTTTCAGCTACTTCTTTACAATATATTTTCGTGAATCATATCAGTCGAGAAGCTAAAGTGATAACTGATAAATGGAGAGGCTACAGACCTATTGCTAAAGCCTATGATATTACCCAAATTGAAAGTAATGGAGGTATGAACTTTAAAGCTCTTCATACAATGATTCATCAAGTGAAATCTTGGATAAGAACAACTTACTCTTGGGTAAGTGACTTTAACATAAACAGATATTTTAATGAATTTTGTTTCAGAATTAATCGCTCACAAAGCAAAGAAACAATATTCAATAACTTAATAAGAAAAATGGTTGAAAAGGGTAAAGTACATCACGAACAAATTATATGTAGATAA
- a CDS encoding hemolysin III family protein, which yields MSENLNHRYSNTEEKLNILTHGFGLLLAIIALPFLILKSLTYPEFWQSISFVIYLLSLIVLYAASTFYHAAKRPKLRRRLNIFDHAAIYILIAGSYTPFCLVVLPEQTGWYMFVFVWLFALTGVILKLFFTGRFDKLSTALYLIMGWQVVFLIKPLMNNLSYDGLFYLIAGGVFYTVGAILYSIKKIPYNHAIFHVFVLLGSFSHFWAIYKYV from the coding sequence ATGAGCGAGAATTTAAATCACCGTTATAGTAATACAGAAGAAAAGTTAAATATTCTAACTCATGGGTTTGGATTACTGTTAGCTATAATCGCGCTACCTTTTTTAATTTTAAAATCATTAACGTATCCAGAATTTTGGCAATCGATTAGTTTCGTTATATATTTATTAAGTTTAATTGTTTTGTATGCAGCATCAACTTTTTATCATGCGGCTAAAAGACCAAAACTTAGAAGAAGGCTTAATATTTTTGATCATGCTGCTATTTATATTTTAATAGCAGGGAGCTATACTCCCTTTTGTTTAGTTGTGTTACCAGAGCAAACAGGATGGTATATGTTTGTTTTTGTCTGGTTATTCGCGTTAACAGGAGTTATATTAAAATTGTTTTTTACAGGAAGATTTGATAAATTATCAACAGCATTGTATTTAATAATGGGATGGCAAGTTGTTTTTTTAATAAAACCATTAATGAATAACCTATCATATGATGGCCTATTTTATTTGATAGCTGGAGGCGTTTTTTATACTGTAGGAGCTATTTTATACTCGATAAAAAAAATACCTTATAATCATGCTATTTTTCATGTTTTTGTGCTATTAGGAAGTTTTAGCCACTTTTGGGCAATATATAAATATGTGTAA